CGCGCTGATCGGGCCGAGCACCTTGTTCCAGATCGGGTCGCTGACCAAGGTCATGACCGCCCTCGTCATCCACCAGCTCGCGGCGGAAGGGCGGCTCAAGCTGAGCGATGCGGCGAGCGCGCTGGTCCCGGACATCGCTTTGCCGGCGGCAAGCGCCATCACCGTGCAGCACTTGCTCGACCACCGTTCGGGCTTGCCCGACTTCACCGCGATTGCGCCCGAGGACGGGCTGTGGACCGGCTTCGCGCCCGGCGAGCATTATTATTATTCCAACACCGGCTATGAGGTCCTGACGCGGATCGCCGAGCGCGCCGGCGGCAAGCCGCTCGCCAGCCTGTTCGCCGAGCGCATCTTCGCACCGCTCGGCATGTCGCTCAGCCGCGGCGCGATCGTTTCGGCGGATCGCGCGCGCTACGCCCAGGGCTATGAAGCGGCCGACGTGTCCATTCCGTTCGTGCGCGGGACAGGCCTGGTGCCCGCGCCGTGGGTCGACTGGGATTCAGGCGCGGGCAGCGTGGGATCGACCGCCGCCGACATGAACCTGTTCCTGCGCGCGCTGGCACAGTTGGCGCAGGCGCGGCCGGCACTCGGACTCGACGCCGCCGCCGCTTCCGAGTTCGTCCGCCACGCCCTGCCCGCCGACGTGCCCGGCGCCACCTATGGCAACGGCCTGCGTCACATCCGCGAAGGCGGTCGCGACTATTTCCATCACACCGGCGGGATGCTGAGCTTCTCGTCCGCCTTCCACCTCGACCGCGCGAGCGGCGTCGGCGCCTTCGCCAGTACCTCGCTCAGCGCCTTCGCCTCCTATCGCCCGCGGCTGCTGACCCGTTTCGCCGCCGACGTCATGACCAATTTCCTTGCCGGCCGCGCTTTGCCCTACCCGTCCGTGCTCGACACCCCGGTGGCGAACATCCCAAGCTACATCGGGCGTTATTCGGGCGCGGCGGGAAGTTTCGAGATCCGCGCCGGCAAGCCGCTGACGATCGTTGCCGACGGGCAGTCGGCCGAACTGCAATCCTGGGGCGGCGAGGCCTTTCGCACATCGCACCCGCGTTTCCGCAATTTCACCTTGCTGTTCGACCGCCGTCCGACGGGGATTGCGGGCGCCGCCTGGGGACCCGCGACCTATGTTCGCGACGGCGTGACGGTCAAGGCCGCGCCGTCCGACCCGGCGCTGGCCCTCTTCGCCGGGCGCTATACCAGCCCGAGCCCATGGTGGCGGACGATTACCGTGGTTGAGCGCGAAGGGCGGTTGTGGCTCGGCACCGAAACGCCGCTGACCAGGATCGGCGACAATCTGTGGCGCGCCGGCAAGGACAGC
The sequence above is drawn from the Sphingomonas lutea genome and encodes:
- a CDS encoding serine hydrolase domain-containing protein — protein: MTISRRAFSSGALSLAIGSQLPAAAWAQARPTLTAALNSIRAYGDAHLRHFNLPGMTLGVTAPNGFATVMNFGVADLATRALIGPSTLFQIGSLTKVMTALVIHQLAAEGRLKLSDAASALVPDIALPAASAITVQHLLDHRSGLPDFTAIAPEDGLWTGFAPGEHYYYSNTGYEVLTRIAERAGGKPLASLFAERIFAPLGMSLSRGAIVSADRARYAQGYEAADVSIPFVRGTGLVPAPWVDWDSGAGSVGSTAADMNLFLRALAQLAQARPALGLDAAAASEFVRHALPADVPGATYGNGLRHIREGGRDYFHHTGGMLSFSSAFHLDRASGVGAFASTSLSAFASYRPRLLTRFAADVMTNFLAGRALPYPSVLDTPVANIPSYIGRYSGAAGSFEIRAGKPLTIVADGQSAELQSWGGEAFRTSHPRFRNFTLLFDRRPTGIAGAAWGPATYVRDGVTVKAAPSDPALALFAGRYTSPSPWWRTITVVEREGRLWLGTETPLTRIGDNLWRAGKDSWSPERASFRDLVDGRPQTLVFSGETFRRGG